One genomic segment of Agromyces intestinalis includes these proteins:
- a CDS encoding bifunctional o-acetylhomoserine/o-acetylserine sulfhydrylase, with product MSSNPADWQFETKQVHSGAAPDPVTKARATPIYQTTSYVFDNAEHAQNLFALAEFGNIYTRIQNPTQAVVEERIAALEGGSGALLLASGQAASTFAVLNIAQAGDHIVSSSSIYGGTYNLFKYTLAKLGIETTFVENQDDADEWRRAVRPNTKLFFAETIGNPKINVLDIRGVADIAHEAGIPLIVDNTIATPYLIRPFEHGADIVVHSATKFLGGHGTTIGGVIVDGGTFEWSKNVEKFPGLTEPDPSYHGASYTTAVGDGLAYIIKARVQLLRDLGSAISPNSAWLLIQGIETLSLRVERHVQNAQEIAEWLDTHPDVASVNYSGLPSSPWYAAANRYAPKGVGAVLSFELKGGVDAGRTLVDRLELFSHLANIGDVRSLVIHPASTTHSQLTPEQQLTTGVTPGLVRLSVGIENVDDLKADLEQAFAAARAATEAARVA from the coding sequence ATGAGCAGCAACCCCGCCGACTGGCAGTTCGAGACGAAGCAGGTGCACTCGGGCGCCGCCCCCGACCCGGTCACCAAGGCCCGTGCCACGCCGATCTACCAGACCACGTCGTACGTGTTCGACAACGCCGAGCACGCGCAGAACCTGTTCGCGCTCGCCGAGTTCGGCAACATCTACACCCGCATCCAGAACCCGACCCAGGCGGTCGTCGAAGAGCGCATCGCCGCGCTCGAGGGCGGCTCGGGCGCGCTGCTGCTGGCGTCGGGACAGGCCGCGTCGACCTTCGCGGTGCTGAACATCGCACAGGCCGGCGACCACATCGTCTCGTCGTCGTCGATCTACGGCGGCACGTACAACCTGTTCAAGTACACGCTCGCCAAGCTCGGCATCGAGACGACGTTCGTCGAGAACCAGGACGACGCCGACGAGTGGCGCCGCGCGGTGCGTCCGAACACGAAGCTCTTCTTCGCCGAGACCATCGGCAACCCCAAGATCAACGTGCTCGACATCCGCGGCGTCGCCGACATCGCGCACGAGGCCGGCATCCCGCTCATCGTCGACAACACGATCGCCACGCCGTACCTGATCCGTCCATTCGAGCACGGCGCCGACATCGTCGTGCACTCGGCGACGAAGTTCCTCGGCGGCCACGGCACCACCATCGGCGGCGTCATCGTCGACGGCGGCACGTTCGAGTGGTCGAAGAACGTCGAGAAGTTCCCGGGCCTGACCGAGCCCGACCCGTCGTATCACGGCGCGAGCTACACCACCGCGGTCGGCGACGGGCTCGCCTACATCATCAAGGCGCGCGTGCAGCTGCTGCGCGACCTCGGCTCGGCGATCTCGCCGAACAGTGCGTGGCTGCTCATCCAGGGCATCGAGACGCTGTCGCTGCGGGTCGAGCGCCATGTGCAGAACGCGCAGGAGATCGCCGAGTGGCTCGACACCCACCCCGACGTGGCGAGCGTCAACTACTCGGGCCTTCCGTCGAGCCCGTGGTACGCGGCCGCCAATCGCTACGCGCCGAAGGGCGTCGGCGCGGTGCTCTCGTTCGAGCTGAAGGGCGGCGTCGACGCCGGCCGCACGCTCGTCGATCGTCTCGAGCTGTTCAGCCACCTGGCGAACATCGGCGACGTGCGGTCGCTCGTGATCCACCCGGCGTCGACGACGCACTCGCAGCTCACGCCCGAGCAGCAGCTCACCACCGGCGTGACGCCGGGCCTCGTGCGCCTGTCGGTGGGTATCGAGAACGTCGACGACCTGAAGGCCGACCTCGAGCAGGCGTTCGCTGCCGCGCGCGCGGCGACCGAGGCTGCGCGGGTGGCGTAA
- the metX gene encoding homoserine O-acetyltransferase MetX, with translation MDWQSTAETAPARVIPDFPASPQPGRAPATGAWRVGDHPGDRRFVRIGDVALESGGLVPDVVIAYETWGELSPAGDNAVLVLHALTGDSHVLGPAGPGHASAGWWPGVVGPGLAIDTDRWFVVAPNVLGGCQGSTGPASLAADGLEWGSRFPFLTIRDQVAAQLAFASAIGIDRFAAVVGGSMGAMHVLEWAIMAPERVDRIAVLAAPAAATADQIALNSVQLEAIRADPAFAGGDYYDLPDGDGPTRGLALARRMAMLNYRSAAELNARFERSWQSGLDPLGGGGRFAVESYLDFHGNRFTRRFDANSYLVLTESMNSHDVGRGRGGVASALAGIRAKTLVVGIDSDRYFGLDGQREIAAHVPTLVHGPGPLLLSSEYGHDAFLIEDAFIGDAIAGLLAA, from the coding sequence ATGGACTGGCAGTCGACCGCCGAGACCGCCCCGGCGCGGGTCATCCCCGATTTCCCGGCGTCGCCGCAACCGGGCCGGGCGCCGGCGACGGGCGCGTGGCGGGTCGGCGACCACCCCGGCGACCGCCGGTTCGTGCGCATCGGCGATGTCGCGCTCGAGTCCGGCGGGCTGGTTCCCGACGTCGTGATCGCCTACGAGACGTGGGGCGAGCTCTCCCCCGCGGGCGACAACGCGGTGCTCGTGCTGCACGCGCTCACGGGCGACAGCCACGTGCTCGGCCCGGCCGGGCCGGGGCACGCGAGCGCGGGCTGGTGGCCCGGCGTGGTCGGTCCGGGGCTGGCGATCGACACCGACCGCTGGTTCGTCGTCGCCCCGAACGTGCTCGGCGGCTGCCAGGGCTCGACCGGTCCGGCATCGCTGGCCGCCGACGGTCTCGAGTGGGGCTCGCGGTTCCCGTTCCTCACCATTCGCGACCAGGTCGCCGCGCAGCTCGCGTTCGCGAGTGCGATCGGCATCGACCGGTTCGCCGCGGTGGTCGGCGGGTCGATGGGCGCGATGCACGTGCTCGAGTGGGCGATCATGGCGCCCGAGCGGGTCGACCGCATCGCGGTGCTCGCCGCACCCGCCGCCGCCACCGCCGACCAGATCGCACTCAACTCGGTGCAGCTCGAGGCGATCCGCGCCGACCCGGCCTTCGCGGGCGGCGACTACTACGACCTCCCCGACGGCGACGGGCCGACCCGCGGCCTCGCGCTCGCGCGCCGCATGGCGATGCTGAACTACCGTTCGGCGGCCGAGCTGAACGCCCGGTTCGAGCGCTCATGGCAGTCGGGCCTCGACCCGCTCGGCGGCGGCGGCCGGTTCGCGGTCGAGAGCTACCTCGACTTCCACGGCAACCGGTTCACGCGACGGTTCGACGCCAACAGCTATCTCGTGCTCACCGAGTCGATGAACTCGCACGACGTCGGCCGGGGCCGCGGCGGCGTGGCGTCCGCGCTCGCCGGCATCCGCGCGAAGACCCTCGTCGTCGGCATCGACAGCGACCGCTACTTCGGCCTCGACGGCCAGCGCGAGATCGCCGCGCACGTGCCGACCCTCGT
- a CDS encoding uracil-DNA glycosylase: MPKTLPELAEAGLMDPGWADALAPVAGDIARMGDFLRAETAAGRGYLPAGDHVLRAFAAPFSDVRVLIVGQDPYPTPGHPIGLSFAVEQHVRPIPRSLQNIYRELADDLGVHPPAHGDLSAWTRNGVMLLNRVLTVRPGAPASHRGAGWEAVTDHAIRALVARGTPMVAILWGRDAQSLKPLLDGTPAIESVHPSPLSASRGFFGSRPFSRANTLLAQRGGRPVDWSLEP; the protein is encoded by the coding sequence GTGCCGAAGACGCTGCCCGAGCTCGCCGAGGCCGGGCTCATGGATCCCGGTTGGGCCGACGCCCTCGCCCCCGTCGCGGGCGACATCGCCCGGATGGGCGACTTCCTGCGCGCCGAGACGGCCGCCGGCCGTGGCTACCTGCCCGCGGGCGACCACGTGCTGCGTGCGTTCGCGGCCCCGTTCTCCGACGTGCGGGTGCTCATCGTCGGCCAGGACCCGTACCCCACCCCGGGGCATCCGATCGGCCTGTCCTTCGCGGTCGAGCAGCACGTGCGACCGATCCCGCGAAGCCTGCAGAACATCTACCGCGAACTCGCCGACGACCTCGGCGTGCACCCGCCCGCGCACGGCGACCTCTCGGCGTGGACGCGCAACGGCGTCATGCTGCTGAACCGCGTGCTCACCGTGCGACCGGGTGCGCCCGCCTCGCACCGCGGCGCCGGATGGGAGGCCGTCACCGACCACGCCATCCGCGCCCTCGTGGCCCGAGGCACGCCGATGGTCGCGATCCTGTGGGGGCGCGACGCGCAGTCGCTGAAGCCGCTGCTCGACGGCACGCCGGCGATCGAGTCGGTGCACCCCAGCCCGCTGTCGGCCTCGCGCGGCTTCTTCGGATCCCGACCGTTCAGCCGCGCCAACACGCTGCTCGCCCAGCGCGGCGGGCGACCCGTCGACTGGAGCCTCGAACCATGA
- a CDS encoding SDR family NAD(P)-dependent oxidoreductase encodes MTQLRAVVTGASSGIGAATVRAFRGAGWEVVAVARREERLRALADETGASVLVADVTDQADVDALRDRVRELGPIHALVNNAGGAKGLDSVEASDPEDWRWMFEVNVLGTKRVIAALLPLLREGAIERGVADIVNLTSIAGHVAYVGGGGYNAAKFAEHALTAVLRLELNGEPIRVIEVAPGMVKTDEFALVRFGGDRARADAVYDGVPEPLVAEDIAEIIVDAATKPRHVDLDLIVVKPVAQSAPHLVAKGPLTVRSAGRA; translated from the coding sequence ATGACGCAGTTGCGAGCCGTGGTGACGGGAGCCAGTTCTGGGATCGGGGCCGCCACGGTGCGCGCCTTCCGCGGCGCCGGCTGGGAGGTCGTGGCGGTCGCCCGCCGCGAGGAGCGCCTGCGGGCGCTCGCAGACGAGACCGGGGCATCCGTCCTGGTCGCCGATGTCACCGACCAGGCCGACGTCGACGCCCTGCGCGACCGCGTGCGGGAGCTCGGCCCGATCCACGCGCTGGTGAACAACGCGGGCGGGGCGAAGGGACTCGACAGCGTCGAGGCATCCGACCCCGAGGACTGGCGTTGGATGTTCGAGGTGAACGTGCTCGGCACCAAGCGAGTCATCGCCGCGCTGCTGCCGCTGCTGCGCGAGGGCGCGATCGAGCGCGGCGTCGCCGACATCGTGAACCTGACCTCGATCGCGGGGCACGTCGCCTACGTCGGCGGCGGCGGGTACAACGCGGCGAAGTTCGCCGAGCACGCGCTGACCGCGGTGCTGCGGCTCGAGCTGAACGGCGAGCCGATCCGGGTCATCGAGGTCGCGCCGGGCATGGTCAAGACCGACGAGTTCGCGCTCGTGCGGTTCGGCGGCGACCGGGCCCGCGCCGACGCCGTCTACGACGGCGTGCCCGAGCCGCTGGTGGCCGAGGACATCGCCGAGATCATCGTGGATGCTGCGACGAAGCCCCGGCACGTCGACCTCGACCTCATCGTCGTGAAGCCGGTCGCGCAGTCGGCGCCGCACCTGGTGGCCAAGGGCCCGCTCACCGTGCGATCGGCGGGCCGGGCATGA
- a CDS encoding acyltransferase family protein has protein sequence MHHPAPTARPMPKRRVPLWDNARWIAITLVVIGHGILPLIGEDDAAYSAYLFIYSFHVAVFVTVSGYFAKSGPPTARALKQVLTEIVFPYLIFETIWTVIRWVLGGEFALDFTTASWTLWFLIALAIWRIVLPYLVLLRWPLPIAILISIGAGYTETIDSTLALSRTFGMLPFFVFGWQLRQWRITGRWLALSTAAAWRWRAGAIALFAVLLAVMPAAIETWRDLKLRRFMLYDESYVAIGYEEPWSGLIRLGLLLLAMVLAVAFLVLMPRGHHWFTAFGGATMYIYLLHSFVLYPLRETDLLSGPQPWWVLPTMIVFCIGVSVVLSLRPVRRVFRPLVQPRARWLFRPTPATPTGTIVLPTDDRPH, from the coding sequence ATGCACCATCCCGCGCCGACCGCACGACCGATGCCGAAGCGGCGCGTCCCCCTCTGGGACAACGCGCGCTGGATCGCGATCACGCTCGTGGTCATCGGGCACGGCATCCTGCCCCTCATCGGCGAAGACGACGCGGCGTACAGCGCGTACCTGTTCATCTACTCGTTCCACGTCGCGGTGTTCGTCACCGTGTCGGGCTACTTCGCGAAGTCGGGGCCGCCGACGGCTCGGGCGCTGAAGCAGGTCCTCACCGAGATCGTGTTCCCGTACCTGATCTTCGAGACGATCTGGACGGTGATCCGGTGGGTGCTCGGCGGCGAGTTCGCGCTCGACTTCACCACGGCGTCGTGGACACTGTGGTTCCTCATCGCGCTCGCGATCTGGCGCATCGTGCTGCCGTACCTGGTGCTGCTGCGCTGGCCGCTGCCGATCGCGATCCTCATCTCGATCGGCGCCGGCTACACCGAGACGATCGACTCGACCCTCGCGCTCAGCCGCACGTTCGGCATGCTGCCGTTCTTCGTGTTCGGGTGGCAGCTGCGGCAGTGGCGCATCACCGGGCGCTGGCTGGCGCTGTCGACCGCGGCGGCCTGGCGGTGGCGTGCCGGGGCGATCGCGTTATTCGCGGTGCTGCTGGCGGTCATGCCCGCCGCGATCGAGACCTGGCGCGACCTGAAGCTGCGCCGGTTCATGCTCTACGACGAATCGTATGTCGCGATCGGCTACGAGGAGCCGTGGTCGGGACTGATCCGGCTGGGGCTGCTGCTGCTCGCCATGGTGCTCGCGGTGGCCTTCCTCGTCCTCATGCCGCGCGGCCATCACTGGTTCACCGCGTTCGGCGGAGCCACCATGTACATCTACCTGCTGCACAGCTTCGTCCTCTATCCCCTCCGCGAGACCGACCTGCTCTCCGGCCCCCAGCCGTGGTGGGTGCTGCCGACCATGATCGTGTTCTGCATCGGCGTTTCGGTCGTGCTGTCGCTGAGGCCGGTGCGGCGGGTGTTCCGGCCCCTCGTGCAGCCCCGCGCACGGTGGCTGTTCCGCCCCACCCCGGCCACCCCGACCGGCACCATCGTGCTGCCCACCGACGACCGGCCGCACTGA
- a CDS encoding GNAT family N-acetyltransferase — translation MLEEEYQQRRVLPPHLRAPAPAERPFEFAIRDAVAADLPSVREIYNYYVANSTVTFDEDTMSLREWKQKFAYLHKLGMPFLVAESPTGQLLGYALVSPWRQKRAYRFTVENSIYLGPAASGKGLGKALLAELIARSKAAGLKEMIAVIADQGAEGSIALHEKFGFTEIGRMGKVGFKFDRWLGTVLMQRSLK, via the coding sequence ATGCTCGAGGAGGAATACCAGCAGCGCCGCGTGCTGCCACCCCACCTGCGCGCGCCCGCGCCCGCCGAACGGCCGTTCGAGTTCGCGATCCGCGACGCCGTCGCCGCCGACCTGCCGAGCGTGCGCGAGATCTACAACTACTACGTCGCCAACTCCACCGTCACCTTCGACGAAGACACGATGAGCCTGCGCGAGTGGAAGCAGAAGTTCGCGTACCTGCACAAACTCGGCATGCCGTTCCTCGTCGCCGAGTCGCCCACGGGCCAGCTGCTCGGGTACGCGCTCGTCTCGCCATGGCGGCAGAAGCGCGCCTACCGGTTCACCGTCGAGAACTCGATCTATCTCGGCCCGGCGGCCTCGGGCAAGGGGCTCGGGAAGGCGCTGCTCGCCGAGCTCATCGCCCGGTCGAAGGCCGCCGGGCTGAAGGAGATGATCGCCGTCATCGCCGACCAGGGCGCAGAGGGGTCGATCGCGCTGCACGAGAAGTTCGGGTTCACCGAGATCGGGCGCATGGGCAAGGTCGGCTTCAAGTTCGACCGGTGGCTCGGCACCGTGCTCATGCAGCGGTCGCTGAAGTGA
- a CDS encoding Type 1 glutamine amidotransferase-like domain-containing protein, producing MSVHLVGGGTFEPTDATAPIWAGFRDEAAAHAARAGREVPRIAVITARSGDPAAQAAKIVALLDAAGPVEVRTSVIIGDGETVPPAALAEVDGVVIGGGHAPSYRAAVEPVFGELRRQVAAGVPYLGFSAGAMIAAERAIIGGRRIGGVVVSPEPGDQELDEVTIAPGIGLVDVAIEVHVAQWGALSRLVAAVEAGLVEGGLGIDEDTALVVGDGGLRVVGTGSVWRVLPGEQGVVVATMGA from the coding sequence ATGAGCGTGCATCTGGTCGGCGGCGGGACGTTCGAACCGACGGATGCGACGGCGCCGATCTGGGCGGGGTTCCGCGACGAGGCGGCGGCGCACGCCGCCCGGGCCGGGCGCGAGGTGCCGCGGATCGCGGTGATCACCGCGCGCAGCGGCGACCCGGCCGCGCAGGCGGCGAAGATCGTCGCCCTGCTCGACGCGGCCGGGCCGGTCGAGGTGCGAACGTCCGTGATCATCGGCGATGGCGAGACCGTGCCGCCCGCCGCGCTCGCTGAGGTCGACGGTGTCGTGATCGGCGGCGGGCATGCGCCGAGCTACCGTGCGGCGGTCGAGCCGGTCTTCGGCGAGCTGCGCCGGCAGGTCGCCGCCGGCGTACCGTATCTCGGCTTCTCGGCGGGCGCGATGATCGCCGCCGAGCGTGCGATCATCGGCGGGCGCCGGATCGGCGGGGTCGTCGTCTCGCCCGAGCCGGGCGATCAGGAACTCGACGAGGTGACGATCGCTCCCGGCATCGGCTTGGTCGACGTGGCCATCGAGGTGCACGTCGCCCAGTGGGGCGCGCTGTCGCGACTCGTCGCCGCGGTCGAGGCCGGCCTCGTCGAGGGCGGGCTCGGCATCGACGAGGACACCGCGCTCGTCGTCGGCGACGGCGGGCTGCGGGTCGTCGGGACCGGGAGCGTCTGGCGGGTGCTGCCCGGCGAGCAGGGCGTGGTCGTCGCGACGATGGGAGCCTGA